A genomic segment from Clostridium pasteurianum BC1 encodes:
- a CDS encoding molybdopterin-binding protein, translating into MKAIDVKEAIGLPICHDITQIIPGEFKGVVFKRGHIIEEKDVNVLKTIGKEHFYIDDIPEGTIHENDCAIRIAKAICNNEDYNISHVSEGKINISSKIDGVFKVDMKKLYTLNEIEHITITTINNNTVVSKREKIVSERIIPLYTKKENIERLETLCAHSKIFKVMPFIKQKICLIITGTEIFNGTIKDKFYDTLRPKFEYYGCKIIKTVKVPDNKQLIKEEIRKAINAGSDMIVCTGGMSVDEDDLTPVAIKEEVEKLVVHGVPVQPGNMFLLAYEKNIPVMGIPTAAIFNEKTVFDIVLPLLVCREKLNREFFLNLAVGGLM; encoded by the coding sequence ATGAAAGCTATAGATGTAAAAGAAGCTATAGGACTTCCTATATGTCATGATATTACACAAATTATTCCTGGAGAGTTTAAAGGAGTAGTTTTTAAGAGGGGACATATAATCGAGGAAAAGGATGTCAATGTATTGAAAACTATAGGTAAAGAACATTTTTACATAGATGACATACCAGAAGGGACTATTCATGAGAATGATTGTGCCATAAGAATTGCTAAAGCTATTTGTAATAATGAAGATTATAATATAAGTCATGTATCAGAGGGAAAAATAAATATATCTTCAAAAATAGATGGAGTTTTTAAAGTTGATATGAAAAAACTGTACACTCTTAACGAAATAGAACACATTACAATAACAACTATTAATAATAATACAGTGGTTTCAAAGAGAGAAAAAATTGTTTCAGAAAGAATAATTCCTTTATATACTAAGAAAGAAAATATAGAGAGGCTAGAAACACTGTGTGCTCATAGCAAAATATTTAAAGTAATGCCTTTTATAAAACAGAAGATATGTTTGATAATTACAGGTACTGAAATCTTTAATGGTACTATTAAGGATAAATTTTATGATACTTTAAGACCTAAATTTGAATATTATGGTTGTAAAATTATAAAAACAGTAAAGGTTCCGGATAATAAGCAGTTGATAAAGGAAGAAATAAGAAAAGCTATTAATGCAGGATCAGATATGATAGTTTGTACTGGTGGAATGTCTGTAGATGAAGATGATCTGACGCCTGTAGCCATAAAGGAAGAAGTAGAAAAACTAGTTGTGCACGGGGTACCGGTGCAGCCTGGAAATATGTTTTTGCTTGCCTATGAAAAAAATATACCTGTTATGGGTATTCCTACAGCAGCGATTTTTAATGAAAAAACTGTATTTGATATTGTTCTTCCACTTTTAGTATGCAGAGAAAAATTAAACAGAGAATTTTTTTTAAATTTAGCTGTAGGTGGGTTGATGTAA
- a CDS encoding ABC transporter permease has protein sequence MSWLISFLAAAVVAGTPLLFGTLGEIVTEKAGHLNLGVEGIMLMGAVIGFMVGLKTGNPILALIGAMSAGAAGALIYAFLTVGLRANQVVSGLTLTIFGSGFSSMVGAKMVGQIAPNSIKNFFDPINIPMLSKIPFLGPVFFTHDIFVYLGYICAVVLGIYLYKTSKGLNLTAVGENPAAADAASINVNLYKYVHILLGGALCGLGGAYLSLVYVPTWQDNVTAGRGWIAVALVIFAGWNPFKAIIGAFFFGGLDIIGFRLAKPIVSQYLIAAVPYIATFIILVVVSMKKSKKNAPPNALGNAYFREER, from the coding sequence ATGAGTTGGTTAATTAGTTTTTTGGCAGCAGCAGTAGTTGCGGGAACACCGCTGCTTTTTGGAACTCTTGGAGAAATAGTTACAGAAAAGGCAGGACACCTAAATCTTGGTGTGGAAGGTATTATGCTTATGGGAGCTGTAATTGGGTTTATGGTAGGATTAAAAACAGGTAATCCAATTCTCGCTTTAATTGGAGCCATGTCAGCAGGTGCAGCAGGTGCTCTTATTTATGCATTTTTAACTGTAGGACTTAGAGCAAATCAAGTAGTTTCTGGACTTACTCTAACAATTTTTGGAAGTGGTTTTTCCAGTATGGTAGGTGCAAAGATGGTAGGTCAGATTGCACCCAATTCTATAAAAAATTTTTTTGATCCTATAAATATTCCAATGCTATCTAAAATACCATTTTTAGGTCCTGTATTTTTTACTCATGATATATTTGTTTATTTAGGATATATATGTGCTGTTGTACTGGGAATATATTTATATAAGACTTCAAAAGGATTAAATCTAACTGCCGTAGGTGAGAATCCTGCAGCAGCAGATGCAGCAAGCATAAATGTAAATTTATATAAATATGTGCACATACTATTAGGAGGAGCACTTTGCGGACTTGGAGGGGCTTATTTATCTTTAGTGTATGTACCAACCTGGCAGGATAATGTTACCGCAGGAAGAGGTTGGATTGCAGTAGCTCTTGTAATATTTGCAGGTTGGAATCCATTTAAAGCTATTATAGGAGCATTCTTCTTTGGAGGACTTGACATAATAGGTTTTAGATTGGCTAAGCCTATAGTATCGCAGTATTTAATTGCTGCTGTGCCTTATATAGCAACTTTTATAATTCTAGTAGTAGTTTCTATGAAAAAATCAAAGAAAAATGCTCCACCAAATGCTCTTGGAAATGCTTATTTTAGAGAAGAAAGATAA
- a CDS encoding XdhC family aldehyde oxidoreductase maturation factor, which yields MKELFKKICDSLKAEEPLVCATIFGSLGSSPRTSGAKMIIFKDNSIFGTIGGGRLESQVLNKAIEVFNNKKNVAMHFDLNGLKETDMICGGEVEVLLEYLCSDDIDIYKTSLQSIEENKKAQFITILDKKDLSIKRYLCTYSNDGEPKGIDTELYCKVKENLGKKQLKTVEIDNSIYIIESISSNEILYIFGAGHISEKLAKLTKMVDFKTVVIDDRENFANRDRFPFVDDIKIIDSFDKDFNIKIDEDTYIVAITRGHACDLKVMKQILKSKAKYIGMIGSKRKKVEICSKLKEFGYYEEDFLRIHSPVGIEINADTPAEIAISIAAELIKVRGEK from the coding sequence ATGAAAGAATTATTTAAAAAAATATGTGATTCATTAAAAGCGGAAGAACCATTAGTTTGTGCAACTATATTTGGAAGTCTTGGTTCTTCTCCTCGTACCTCTGGAGCTAAGATGATAATATTTAAGGATAATAGTATCTTTGGTACCATTGGCGGAGGAAGATTAGAATCACAGGTTTTAAATAAAGCAATAGAAGTATTTAATAATAAGAAAAATGTTGCTATGCATTTTGATTTGAACGGATTAAAAGAAACAGATATGATATGCGGCGGAGAAGTAGAAGTTTTATTGGAATATCTATGTAGTGATGACATAGATATCTATAAAACTTCTCTTCAGTCAATAGAGGAAAATAAAAAAGCACAATTTATAACTATTTTGGATAAAAAAGATTTGTCTATTAAAAGGTATCTATGCACCTATTCAAATGATGGCGAGCCGAAGGGTATAGATACAGAACTTTACTGTAAGGTAAAAGAAAATTTGGGGAAAAAGCAGCTTAAAACTGTAGAAATAGATAACAGCATCTATATTATTGAGTCTATTTCAAGTAATGAAATTCTATATATTTTTGGAGCAGGACACATATCTGAAAAACTGGCAAAGCTAACTAAAATGGTGGATTTTAAAACAGTAGTAATAGATGATAGGGAGAACTTTGCAAATAGAGATAGATTTCCTTTTGTAGATGACATTAAGATAATAGATTCTTTTGATAAAGATTTTAACATTAAAATTGATGAAGACACCTATATTGTTGCAATAACAAGAGGGCACGCCTGTGATTTAAAGGTAATGAAACAGATATTAAAGTCGAAGGCTAAATATATAGGTATGATAGGAAGTAAGAGAAAGAAAGTAGAAATATGCTCAAAGCTTAAAGAATTTGGATACTATGAAGAAGATTTTTTGAGAATTCATTCCCCTGTAGGTATAGAAATTAATGCTGATACACCAGCGGAGATAGCAATTAGTATTGCGGCAGAGCTTATTAAAGTGAGGGGAGAAAAATGA